A DNA window from Mycolicibacter hiberniae contains the following coding sequences:
- a CDS encoding SGNH/GDSL hydrolase family protein codes for MQFRAPRRSAVTLVTAGAIASSGTLYLGVRGLLAGQADRARQIIPRAWGIAPYADGVYAAGGGPAERFQRGMRVDLHLMVFGDSTATGYGCLSADEVPGALIARALAEHTGSRIRLSTKAIVGATTMGLAGQVDAMFVAGPPPDAAVIMIGANDVTALHGIDGSAQRLHAVVKRLRAGGAAVIVATCPDLGVVSAIPQPLRWVAHTRARRLARAQTHAVKAAGGITVPFVDLREFRQAREPLFARDQYHPSAAGYALAATQMIPALCGALYRPDSRAVASSD; via the coding sequence ATGCAGTTCCGGGCACCGCGTCGCTCGGCGGTCACGCTGGTGACCGCCGGCGCGATCGCCTCCAGCGGCACGCTGTATCTGGGCGTGCGCGGACTCTTGGCCGGGCAGGCCGACCGGGCGCGCCAGATCATTCCCCGGGCCTGGGGCATCGCGCCCTATGCGGACGGTGTCTACGCCGCCGGCGGCGGGCCGGCCGAGCGGTTCCAGCGCGGCATGAGGGTGGATCTGCACCTGATGGTCTTCGGCGACTCGACCGCCACCGGCTACGGCTGCCTGTCGGCCGACGAGGTTCCCGGAGCGCTGATCGCCAGAGCCTTGGCAGAGCACACCGGATCGCGAATCCGGTTGAGCACCAAGGCGATTGTCGGTGCGACCACCATGGGGCTGGCCGGCCAGGTCGACGCGATGTTCGTCGCCGGTCCGCCACCGGACGCGGCAGTGATCATGATCGGGGCCAACGACGTCACCGCGCTGCACGGCATCGATGGCTCAGCGCAGCGACTGCACGCGGTGGTCAAGCGACTGCGCGCCGGCGGTGCGGCGGTGATCGTCGCCACCTGCCCGGACCTCGGTGTGGTCAGTGCCATCCCCCAGCCGTTGCGCTGGGTCGCCCATACCCGGGCCCGGCGGCTGGCCCGGGCTCAGACCCACGCGGTCAAGGCCGCCGGCGGCATCACGGTGCCTTTCGTCGATCTCCGGGAGTTCCGCCAGGCCCGCGAGCCGCTGTTCGCCCGCGATCAGTACCACCCGTCGGCAGCCGGGTACGCGCTGGCGGCCACACAGATGATCCCTGCGCTCTGCGGCGCCCTGTACCGGCCCGACTCCCGCGCGGTGGCCTCCTCGGACTAG